One segment of Panicum virgatum strain AP13 chromosome 3K, P.virgatum_v5, whole genome shotgun sequence DNA contains the following:
- the LOC120700207 gene encoding uncharacterized protein LOC120700207, with protein sequence MPTTTPPKRPSAGGRLRRLLASLRPPARAGPLPVQTGFPTSLADLVVKNHGRLNSSLKKPRRRHRAAAAPAPPVVASAEPASQRSRQLALPQAAAVPAPARPKGAGFSIRPELLAVALALVVIWSKQLVAAATLASVALFWIESVSSPASRRRPPLEKNSRGRGLVSPIREAESPVETPRRSYSASDTGSEVSSRWTADTTDLAGNESGSTSPSKRKEKRSSLRKLLAKKLQNGKRPKEGSKDSRTGAAGEVSAPEPAAPAEGTAPLREAVTGEGCHRRRRAAALPMAAFVPVILAGLGAGKLPAVALTVLCAVFFTSVERAPDAAAPASGHGSDPR encoded by the coding sequence ATGCCAACCACCACCCCGCCGAAGCGCccctccgccggcggccgcctgcgccgcctcctcgcctcccTCCGCCCGCCGGCCCGCGCGGGGCCGCTCCCCGTCCAGACCGGCTTCCCGACCTCCCTCGCCGACCTCGTCGTCAAGAACCATGGCCGCCTCAACTCCTCCCTCAAGAAGCCCAGGAGGCGGCACCGCGCAGCTGCCGCCCCCGCGCCACCGGTGGTCGCCTCCGCGGAGCCGGCGTCACAGCGAAGTCGGCAGCTTGCGCTGCCTCAGGCCgcggcggtgccggcgccggcacgcCCCAAAGGCGCGGGCTTTAGCATCCGGCCGGAGCTCCTGGCGGTGGCGCTCGCGCTGGTGGTGATCTGGAGCAAGCAGCTGGTGGCCGCGGCCACGCTCGCGTCGGTGGCGCTGTTCTGGATCGAGTCCGTCAGTTCCCccgcctcccgccggcggccgccgctggAGAAGAAttcgcgcggccgcggcctcgtCTCGCCGATTCGGGAGGCGGAGTCGCCGGTCGagacgccgaggcggagctaCTCCGCGTCCGACACGGGGAGCGAGGTCTCCTCCCGCTGGACCGCCGACACGACCGACCTCGCCGGCAACGAATCGGGCTCCACCAGCCCGagcaagaggaaggagaagaggagttCGCTTCGGAAGCTGCTCGCCAAGAAGCTGCAGAACGGCAAGAGACCCAAGGAGGGCAGCAAGGACTCCCGcacgggcgccgccggcgaggtcagcGCCCCCGAGCCTGCTGCCCCCGCCGAGGGGACGGCGCCACTGCGGGAAGCGGTCACCGGCGAGGGGTGCCACCGTCGACGACGAGCGGCCGCATTGCCGATGGCGGCGTTCGTGCCGGTCATCCTCGCCGGCCTCGGGGCCGGGAAGCTCCCCGCGGTGGCGCTCACCGTGCTCTGCGCCGTGTTCTTCACCTCAGTGGAGAGAGCACCGGACGCCGCAGCTCCGGCAAGTGGCCATGGGAGTGATCCGAGGTAG